In Candidatus Kaistella beijingensis, a genomic segment contains:
- a CDS encoding acyl-CoA dehydrogenase family protein: MSYYPLTSIPDYYLMDELLTDEHKLIRQSVRDWVESFVMPKIDGAAQNHTDIPNLMKELGKIGALGPYIPEEYGGSGLDQISYGIIMQELERGDSAVRSAASVQSSLVMFPINEFGSEEQKKKYLPKLASGEMIGAFGLTEPNHGSDPSSMETHFEDKGDHYLLNGAKMWITNAPLCDIAVVWAKNQEGKVQGMIVERSFEGFTTPETHNKWSLRASKTGELVFNNVKVPKENLLPNVVGLKGPLSCLNSARYGISWGVIGAAIDCYCTAVQYAKERKQFGKPIASFQLQQKKLAEFLTEITKAQLLCLQLGNLKNDHRATPAHISMAKRNNVKMAIDIARESRQILGGMGIMGEFPMMRHAANLESVITYEGTHDIHLLITGLDITGINAFG; the protein is encoded by the coding sequence ATGTCATACTACCCGCTTACAAGCATTCCGGATTACTATTTAATGGATGAACTTTTAACTGATGAACACAAGCTAATCCGGCAATCGGTGAGAGATTGGGTAGAAAGTTTTGTAATGCCGAAAATTGACGGGGCAGCGCAAAATCACACCGATATTCCCAACTTGATGAAGGAATTGGGGAAAATTGGCGCACTTGGTCCATACATTCCGGAAGAATATGGCGGTTCAGGATTAGATCAAATCTCTTACGGAATCATCATGCAGGAATTGGAAAGAGGCGATTCTGCGGTTCGTTCCGCTGCTTCTGTACAAAGTTCTTTGGTGATGTTCCCCATCAATGAATTCGGTTCCGAAGAACAGAAGAAAAAATATTTGCCAAAGTTGGCTTCAGGTGAAATGATTGGAGCTTTCGGTTTAACCGAACCCAATCACGGTTCTGACCCAAGTTCCATGGAAACTCATTTTGAGGACAAAGGCGACCATTATTTATTAAACGGTGCAAAAATGTGGATTACCAACGCCCCACTTTGCGATATCGCTGTAGTTTGGGCTAAAAATCAGGAGGGAAAAGTTCAGGGAATGATTGTGGAGCGTAGTTTTGAAGGATTTACGACGCCGGAAACTCACAATAAATGGTCACTTCGCGCATCCAAAACGGGCGAATTGGTTTTCAATAACGTGAAAGTTCCGAAAGAAAATTTATTACCCAATGTGGTTGGATTGAAAGGACCTTTATCTTGTTTAAATTCTGCACGTTACGGAATTTCTTGGGGCGTAATTGGTGCTGCAATTGATTGTTATTGCACTGCAGTTCAATACGCGAAAGAAAGAAAACAGTTCGGAAAACCAATCGCCTCGTTCCAATTACAGCAGAAAAAATTGGCTGAATTTTTAACCGAGATCACAAAAGCACAACTGCTTTGTTTACAACTCGGAAACTTAAAAAACGATCATAGAGCAACTCCTGCACATATTTCCATGGCGAAAAGAAACAACGTGAAAATGGCCATCGACATCGCAAGAGAATCCCGACAAATTCTCGGCGGAATGGGAATTATGGGTGAATTTCCGATGATGCGTCACGCTGCAAATCTCGAATCGGTGATTACTTATGAAGGAACCCACGACATTCACCTTCTAATCACAGGTTTAGACATCACCGGAATTAACGCGTTTGGATAA
- a CDS encoding pyridoxal phosphate-dependent aminotransferase: protein MEKFSERLNRMSFSQTFVMSNKVREMKAKGIDVISLTLGEPDFDVPKNIKEAAFDAINNNFSHYSPVPGFLDLREAVCEKLKRDNNLEYIPNQICVSNGAKQSILNVLASIINDGDEVILPAPYWVSYDEMVKMMGGKSVFIETSIDTDFKMTAEQLENAITPKTKALLYSSPCNPSGSFYTYEELEKIANVIAKHPQITIISDEIYERINYDGTHTSIAEFPQVYEQTAVINGMSKAFAMTGWRIGYSACPTWLAKACEKIQGQMTSGANTMAQKASITALKSSPSEYQYMIDEFRKRRDIVYDLLKEVPNFKVNYPKAAFYFFPDISYYCGKTLNGIYIKDADDFAMFLLDSAHVGTVGGVSFGNPECIRFSYAASEEELKESMKRLRECLEKVEIS from the coding sequence ATGGAAAAATTTTCAGAACGTCTGAACAGGATGAGTTTTTCGCAAACTTTCGTCATGAGCAACAAAGTGCGCGAAATGAAAGCCAAAGGAATCGATGTAATAAGTTTAACACTTGGTGAACCCGATTTCGACGTTCCGAAAAATATAAAAGAAGCGGCTTTTGATGCGATCAACAATAATTTCAGCCACTACTCTCCTGTTCCGGGATTTCTGGATTTGCGTGAAGCAGTTTGCGAGAAATTGAAGAGAGATAACAATTTGGAATATATTCCCAACCAAATTTGTGTTTCAAACGGCGCAAAACAATCGATTTTAAACGTTCTTGCTTCCATTATTAATGATGGCGACGAAGTGATTCTTCCCGCTCCATATTGGGTGAGTTATGATGAAATGGTGAAAATGATGGGTGGAAAATCGGTCTTCATTGAAACGTCGATTGACACTGATTTTAAAATGACTGCTGAACAGCTTGAAAACGCAATTACGCCGAAAACGAAAGCACTTCTTTATAGTTCACCCTGTAATCCTTCCGGAAGTTTTTACACCTATGAAGAATTGGAAAAAATTGCCAATGTGATTGCAAAACATCCGCAAATCACCATTATTTCTGATGAAATTTACGAACGGATTAATTACGATGGAACACACACTTCCATTGCAGAATTCCCACAAGTTTATGAACAAACGGCAGTAATCAACGGAATGTCGAAAGCGTTTGCAATGACGGGATGGAGAATCGGTTATTCGGCTTGTCCGACCTGGTTGGCAAAAGCGTGTGAAAAAATTCAGGGACAAATGACGAGCGGAGCCAATACGATGGCGCAAAAAGCTTCGATTACCGCATTAAAATCTTCGCCATCCGAATATCAATACATGATTGACGAATTTAGAAAAAGAAGAGATATTGTGTATGATTTGCTGAAAGAAGTTCCCAACTTTAAGGTAAATTATCCGAAAGCTGCATTTTATTTTTTCCCCGATATTTCTTATTACTGCGGAAAAACTTTGAATGGAATCTACATTAAAGATGCGGATGATTTCGCCATGTTTCTTTTAGACAGTGCACATGTTGGAACAGTTGGTGGCGTTTCTTTTGGTAATCCGGAATGTATTCGTTTTTCTTATGCCGCTTCTGAGGAGGAATTAAAAGAATCCATGAAGCGATTGAGAGAATGTTTGGAGAAGGTTGAAATAAGCTAA
- a CDS encoding zinc ribbon domain-containing protein: MAKKTVEISVEDKLRALYDLQIIDSRLDEIRNTRGELPIEVEDLEIEIEGLEKRAEKFQNEIKEQNDEIKTKNEVINHAKSLIDKYKAQQDNVRNNKEFEALGKEIEFQELEIQLAEKRIKEFGAKISHKNETLDELTNKIDELKSHLKFKKEELESLVAETQKEEEFLLEKSKEFAKNIDERLLASYQRIRSSSPTGLAVVGLERGAPKGSFFTIPPQKQMEIAQRKKIIIDEHSGKILIDDDMVNEENEKMKEIIKF; encoded by the coding sequence ATGGCTAAAAAAACTGTAGAAATCTCTGTTGAAGATAAGTTAAGAGCTCTTTATGACCTGCAAATCATCGATTCAAGATTAGACGAAATCCGCAACACGAGAGGCGAGTTGCCAATCGAGGTAGAAGATTTGGAAATCGAAATCGAAGGTCTGGAAAAGAGAGCTGAAAAATTTCAAAACGAAATCAAGGAGCAAAACGATGAAATTAAAACTAAAAATGAAGTCATCAATCACGCTAAATCTTTGATTGACAAATACAAAGCTCAACAGGACAACGTAAGAAATAACAAAGAATTCGAAGCACTCGGAAAAGAAATCGAGTTCCAGGAACTTGAAATTCAGTTGGCTGAGAAAAGAATCAAAGAATTTGGCGCCAAGATTTCACACAAGAACGAAACACTTGATGAATTGACCAATAAAATTGACGAGCTTAAAAGCCATTTGAAATTCAAAAAAGAGGAGCTTGAAAGCTTGGTGGCAGAAACTCAAAAAGAGGAGGAATTCTTACTTGAAAAGTCAAAGGAATTCGCTAAAAATATAGACGAAAGACTGTTGGCTTCTTACCAAAGAATCCGCTCAAGTTCACCGACCGGACTTGCTGTTGTAGGCCTTGAAAGAGGTGCACCAAAAGGTTCTTTCTTTACCATTCCGCCACAAAAACAAATGGAAATCGCGCAGAGAAAGAAAATCATCATCGACGAACATTCAGGAAAAATCCTCATCGACGACGATATGGTAAACGAAGAGAACGAAAAAATGAAAGAAATTATCAAGTTTTAA
- a CDS encoding NUDIX hydrolase → MKIDDSKNKQNLQELIDTKDFVEHISVDCVIFGFHDGILKVLLLKYHDLDLWSLPGGFVFNDEDLREAAARVLYERTHLEDIFLDQFHAFGRINRTENNVHQILLKNKGIEVPKDHWIFQRFITVGYCSLINFTIVDTFPDAFNETCDWFEVKNLPKMAFDHDRIIEKGLEHIRRNIDTQIVASNLLPEKFTMKELQTVYETVLDEKFRRNNFQRKILALNSLERLEKFFDGSANKAPYLYKFLDNGLNSH, encoded by the coding sequence ATGAAAATAGACGACTCGAAAAATAAGCAGAATTTACAGGAACTTATCGACACCAAAGACTTTGTAGAACACATCTCCGTGGACTGCGTTATTTTTGGTTTTCATGATGGCATTTTGAAGGTCTTGCTTTTGAAATATCACGATCTCGATTTATGGTCGCTTCCCGGTGGATTCGTTTTTAATGACGAAGATTTGCGCGAAGCTGCAGCCAGAGTGTTATACGAAAGGACCCATCTTGAAGATATTTTCCTTGACCAATTCCATGCGTTTGGAAGGATTAACCGAACTGAAAACAATGTACACCAAATATTATTGAAGAATAAAGGCATCGAAGTTCCCAAAGATCACTGGATTTTTCAACGTTTTATTACGGTGGGTTACTGCAGTTTAATAAATTTTACTATCGTTGATACTTTTCCTGATGCCTTCAATGAAACGTGCGATTGGTTTGAAGTAAAAAACCTGCCCAAAATGGCATTTGATCATGACCGAATCATTGAAAAGGGATTGGAACATATTCGCAGAAATATTGATACTCAAATAGTTGCAAGTAATCTTTTGCCAGAAAAATTTACGATGAAGGAACTGCAAACGGTGTATGAAACCGTTCTTGATGAGAAATTCCGCCGAAATAACTTTCAAAGAAAAATATTGGCGCTGAATTCTTTGGAGCGCTTAGAGAAATTTTTCGACGGTTCAGCTAACAAAGCCCCATATCTCTACAAATTTTTGGATAATGGACTGAATTCTCATTAA
- a CDS encoding ion transporter, whose translation MEHVNEKEHNYLPEKTKWKRQLFRIIFKSDTKMGRLFDLTLLVLILLSTFIVMMESVKIYDAKLHLFFVVLEIFITLIFTVEYILRIVVVRNKKDYIFSFFGIIDFLAILPFYLSLFFPITKYFLIIRMLRMLRIFRILNLLDFMNDGYLIVSAMKKSSRKIYIFLLFLMIFSVIVGSMMFMVEGHREGFESIPQSIYWAVVTVTTVGYGDVSPTTPLGKFFAIVLMLAGYSIIAVPTGIITAEMRNKRQIYELVCPRCSNTDIDDDANYCKKCGERVSS comes from the coding sequence ATGGAACACGTAAACGAAAAAGAACACAACTATCTCCCGGAAAAAACAAAGTGGAAGAGACAGCTTTTCCGCATTATCTTTAAGTCCGATACCAAAATGGGAAGGCTTTTCGACCTGACTCTTTTGGTGTTAATTTTATTGAGCACCTTCATCGTCATGATGGAGAGTGTTAAGATTTATGACGCCAAACTTCACCTTTTTTTTGTGGTTTTAGAGATTTTCATTACACTTATTTTTACAGTAGAATATATTTTAAGAATCGTTGTAGTTCGAAATAAGAAAGATTATATTTTTAGTTTCTTCGGAATCATCGATTTTTTGGCAATTTTACCATTCTATCTCAGTTTGTTTTTCCCGATTACCAAGTATTTCCTGATTATTAGGATGCTTAGAATGCTTAGGATTTTCCGTATTCTAAATCTTTTGGATTTTATGAACGATGGTTATCTGATTGTGAGCGCCATGAAAAAAAGTTCCCGAAAAATCTACATTTTCCTCTTGTTTTTAATGATTTTTTCCGTGATTGTAGGTTCGATGATGTTTATGGTTGAAGGTCATCGTGAAGGTTTTGAGAGCATTCCGCAAAGTATTTATTGGGCAGTTGTAACGGTAACTACTGTTGGATATGGCGATGTTTCTCCTACAACTCCTTTAGGAAAATTTTTCGCAATTGTTTTAATGTTGGCTGGTTATTCTATCATTGCCGTTCCTACAGGAATTATTACCGCGGAAATGCGTAATAAGAGACAGATTTACGAATTGGTTTGTCCAAGATGTAGCAATACGGACATTGATGATGATGCCAATTATTGTAAAAAGTGTGGAGAAAGAGTTTCTTCTTAA
- a CDS encoding Nif3-like dinuclear metal center hexameric protein — protein MTVKEAVSEIEKKIPAKQAESFDNVGLLCGNPDREITGILVCHDALENVVEEAVSKNCNLIVTFHPIIFSGLKSLTGKNYVEKAVLKAIENKIAIYAIHTAFDNDYFGVNFGICEKLGLRNQKILMPKSENLKKLEVYVPNDYSEKVKNALFEAGAGNIGFYDECSFSISGTGTFRPMEGSKPFSGELNVRENVYEEMISVIFENFKQQQIIAAMKSAHPYEEVAYQIIKLENENQFLGLGRFGDFENEMSEEEFLNFVKEKFNLKVIRHTRFNSKKIKRVGVLGGSGASGIGAAISRKCDAYLTGDMKYHDFFQNEGKMMICDIGHFESEQFVTQQLVEILSEIFPKFAVSKSVEKTNPVNYFL, from the coding sequence ATGACGGTAAAAGAAGCAGTTTCCGAAATTGAAAAAAAAATTCCCGCAAAACAGGCGGAAAGTTTTGATAATGTTGGACTTCTATGTGGAAATCCTGACAGAGAAATCACCGGAATTCTTGTTTGTCATGACGCCTTGGAAAATGTGGTGGAAGAAGCTGTTTCAAAGAACTGCAATTTAATCGTCACTTTTCACCCTATTATTTTCTCTGGATTAAAGTCTTTGACCGGTAAAAATTATGTTGAAAAAGCAGTTTTGAAAGCCATTGAAAATAAAATTGCCATTTATGCTATTCATACCGCTTTCGATAACGACTATTTCGGGGTGAATTTTGGAATTTGCGAAAAATTAGGTTTAAGAAATCAAAAAATTTTAATGCCGAAATCTGAAAACCTCAAAAAGCTCGAAGTTTATGTTCCAAATGATTATTCCGAAAAAGTAAAAAACGCTTTGTTTGAGGCAGGTGCGGGAAATATCGGTTTTTATGACGAATGCAGTTTTTCAATCTCAGGAACTGGAACTTTCCGACCCATGGAAGGATCGAAACCTTTTTCAGGAGAATTAAATGTTCGTGAAAATGTATATGAAGAAATGATTTCCGTGATTTTCGAGAATTTTAAACAACAACAAATTATCGCGGCAATGAAATCGGCGCATCCTTACGAAGAAGTCGCTTATCAAATAATCAAATTAGAAAATGAAAATCAGTTTTTAGGTTTGGGAAGATTCGGCGATTTTGAAAATGAAATGTCCGAAGAAGAATTTTTAAATTTCGTTAAAGAGAAATTTAATCTAAAAGTCATTCGTCATACAAGGTTTAATTCTAAGAAAATCAAGAGAGTAGGCGTTCTTGGCGGCAGTGGAGCAAGCGGAATCGGCGCAGCAATTTCCCGAAAATGTGACGCTTATTTAACAGGCGACATGAAATACCACGATTTTTTTCAAAATGAAGGTAAAATGATGATTTGCGACATCGGACATTTCGAGTCGGAACAATTTGTAACCCAACAATTAGTTGAGATTTTGTCGGAAATTTTTCCTAAATTTGCAGTCTCAAAATCTGTTGAGAAAACCAATCCTGTAAATTATTTTTTATAA
- the rsmG gene encoding 16S rRNA (guanine(527)-N(7))-methyltransferase RsmG, giving the protein MSVELILKYFPNLTEEQKSQFEKLEELYKDWNEKINVISRKDMDSLYEKHILHSLGIAKVMEFSPRTKVLDIGTGGGFPGIPLAILFPEVQFTLIDSIGKKITVVKEVSEGIGLKNVTAIHGRAEQLKEKFHFVVSRAVTQMPVFLRWLKGKFEKEQFNPKHNGVLYLKGGDLGDELAGLKVEITELKKFFEGEFFETKKVVYLSKGNFKS; this is encoded by the coding sequence ATGTCCGTAGAATTAATACTAAAATATTTTCCTAATCTCACCGAAGAACAAAAATCCCAATTCGAAAAACTCGAAGAATTGTATAAAGACTGGAACGAAAAAATCAATGTCATTTCCCGAAAAGATATGGATTCGCTGTATGAAAAACACATTCTTCATTCGTTGGGAATTGCAAAGGTGATGGAGTTTTCTCCCCGCACAAAAGTTCTAGACATTGGAACAGGTGGCGGTTTTCCCGGAATTCCACTTGCGATTTTATTCCCTGAAGTTCAGTTTACTTTGATTGATTCTATCGGCAAAAAAATCACCGTCGTAAAAGAAGTTTCCGAAGGAATTGGTTTGAAAAATGTAACTGCCATTCACGGAAGAGCAGAACAGCTAAAAGAAAAATTTCATTTCGTGGTAAGTCGAGCGGTGACACAAATGCCTGTTTTTCTCCGATGGTTAAAGGGAAAATTCGAAAAAGAACAGTTCAACCCAAAACATAACGGAGTTCTGTATTTGAAAGGCGGCGATTTAGGCGATGAACTCGCTGGATTAAAGGTTGAAATCACCGAGTTGAAGAAATTTTTTGAAGGCGAATTTTTCGAGACCAAAAAAGTAGTATATTTATCTAAAGGAAATTTCAAATCGTAA
- a CDS encoding glycoside hydrolase family 30 beta sandwich domain-containing protein — protein MKTYVKQNAQRIATSSNRDFLLSTTFMNENGQMVNVIMNESDNDTDAHSIQTVLL, from the coding sequence ATGAAGACATATGTGAAACAAAATGCGCAAAGAATTGCCACTTCAAGCAATCGAGATTTTCTTTTGTCAACGACTTTCATGAATGAAAACGGACAAATGGTAAATGTCATTATGAACGAAAGCGACAACGACACCGATGCACACTCTATACAAACCGTTCTATTATAA
- a CDS encoding MFS transporter, whose translation MKVVDKRKSRLLEVAILCAFCFTYVFIEQNFNSWLPSFYRQHLNVNSFFALQASAFLALFSYVGRIVTANIIQRFQLERNFIFCVLMILMMLVFSQILVTNNLSLSLFIFPLIGLFIAPLYPVISSKMIANVNKSDINVFTSLIVIFSSLGSSFGSVMMSYVFQWKYGTYYSLFISVAVTILLILSFLYFQSYVSKKENNL comes from the coding sequence ATGAAAGTCGTTGACAAAAGAAAATCTCGATTGCTTGAAGTGGCAATTCTTTGCGCATTTTGTTTCACATATGTCTTCATTGAGCAGAATTTCAATTCGTGGCTTCCCTCGTTTTACAGGCAACATCTCAACGTTAATTCGTTTTTTGCATTGCAGGCATCGGCATTTCTAGCGTTGTTTTCTTATGTAGGCAGAATAGTTACGGCAAATATTATTCAGCGGTTTCAACTAGAAAGGAATTTTATTTTTTGTGTTTTAATGATCTTGATGATGCTTGTTTTTTCACAAATTTTAGTCACCAATAACTTATCACTATCCTTATTTATTTTTCCTTTAATCGGTTTGTTTATCGCGCCGCTTTATCCTGTTATCAGTTCCAAGATGATCGCCAATGTAAATAAAAGTGATATTAATGTTTTCACTTCCTTGATTGTAATTTTCTCCTCTTTAGGAAGTTCATTTGGTTCGGTGATGATGTCCTATGTATTCCAATGGAAGTACGGAACCTATTATTCGCTCTTCATTTCGGTGGCAGTTACCATTCTTTTAATATTAAGTTTTCTTTATTTTCAATCTTATGTCTCAAAAAAAGAAAATAATCTTTAA
- a CDS encoding PD-(D/E)XK nuclease family protein: MKFLNQIISELLNQNKDLSEYNLVLPGKRPVVFIKQILKEKQYSGFLPNFFTIEDLIKEISEKQSVQGISLWLFAFEIYREIQPNEDFSNFLKWFPTLLKDWDDMLKFSQSDKAVLEYMFDEERIKNWSENLGESEETPRKKFLNFWQKMNLFLPVLKQRLNEKNWATSGMTHEFARNKIEDFAQKTNQKFVFCGFNAFTPVEEKLVRNLLQWDKAQCFFQADEYYINDEKQEAGKFLRQIKTWKEFNGSRNFQWLENDFSKQKNIKVYEVSGNITQTKVLPEIFKEISDENLSNTAVILLDENLLPASLDAMNSVKHLNITMGFPLKNLGFSNAIKQLFYLQKQLEKKDSSYYYNDVLLVLEELPNDEIDLEIISNFKSKIEERNIVYISKKQFTEFLSNLSYFKLFEKPKSVIEFLDLLIAFCYQLKFRNLDDILYENISHFEKSFKIIKNHILPYTFDIKMETLEVLINQLVNSETIDFEGEPLQGLQVMGLLETRLLNFENIILLSANEGKLPLGNSQNTYIPFDVRQHFGLHTFLENDSIYAYHFYRLIQDSKNVHLLFNALSSGVNTGEQSRFITQLEIEDSYHQIEKVVIENSSDPIQQELMRIEKTPKVLEKLNDWKSRISASHLTSYIYNPIDFYLTKILGTKETSEIEEELSQRSYGNLVHYALQEIYQKFIGKKLTINDLQFSDEAINEVINNAILKLNHQIEFYEKGMNFIHKSIAERVVRNVLEYDRKLVEDGNTLEILSVEGNFENVDFYVDEEKTDKVSFYGFIDRIDRLNGTLRIIDYKTAKTKNLSLSAPKKEQDFDKFAQLFFRDDYKQAMQLCVYAYSVLNQKKYPDHFVECGIWSFAEVNKGVQNLQIFGQSEISNNLLENPMNSIKNVIEEILNPEIDFVENVKQSR, encoded by the coding sequence ATGAAATTTCTCAACCAAATCATTTCCGAACTTTTGAATCAGAACAAAGATCTGTCTGAATACAATCTTGTGCTGCCGGGCAAAAGACCGGTTGTTTTCATCAAACAGATTTTAAAAGAAAAACAATATTCCGGCTTTCTTCCGAACTTTTTTACCATAGAAGATTTGATTAAAGAAATCTCTGAAAAACAATCTGTTCAAGGAATTTCATTATGGCTTTTTGCTTTTGAGATTTATCGTGAAATTCAGCCCAATGAAGATTTTTCTAACTTTTTAAAATGGTTCCCGACCTTGTTAAAAGATTGGGACGATATGTTGAAGTTTTCGCAAAGCGACAAAGCCGTTTTGGAATATATGTTCGATGAAGAACGCATCAAAAATTGGTCAGAAAATTTAGGCGAATCCGAAGAAACTCCACGAAAGAAGTTTCTGAATTTTTGGCAGAAAATGAATCTCTTTTTACCGGTTTTGAAGCAGAGACTCAATGAAAAAAATTGGGCAACTTCGGGAATGACCCATGAATTTGCACGAAATAAAATTGAAGATTTTGCTCAAAAAACCAACCAAAAATTTGTGTTTTGCGGTTTCAACGCATTTACTCCCGTTGAAGAAAAATTGGTAAGAAACCTTTTGCAATGGGACAAAGCCCAATGTTTTTTTCAAGCCGACGAATATTATATCAATGATGAAAAACAGGAAGCTGGAAAATTTTTGCGACAAATAAAAACTTGGAAGGAATTCAACGGGAGCAGAAATTTTCAATGGCTCGAAAATGATTTTTCAAAACAGAAGAATATCAAGGTTTACGAAGTTTCGGGAAACATCACCCAAACCAAAGTTCTACCTGAAATTTTTAAAGAAATCAGTGATGAAAACCTTTCAAACACTGCTGTTATTTTATTGGATGAAAATCTCCTTCCCGCAAGTTTGGATGCGATGAATTCGGTGAAACATCTGAATATCACGATGGGATTTCCCCTGAAAAATTTAGGTTTTAGTAACGCCATAAAACAACTTTTCTATCTTCAAAAACAGTTGGAGAAAAAGGATTCTTCGTATTACTACAACGACGTTTTATTAGTTTTAGAAGAACTTCCGAATGATGAAATTGATTTGGAAATCATCTCAAATTTCAAGTCAAAAATTGAGGAAAGAAATATTGTTTACATTTCGAAAAAGCAGTTTACCGAATTTCTATCTAACCTTTCTTATTTCAAACTTTTTGAAAAACCAAAGTCGGTTATTGAGTTTTTAGATTTATTGATTGCTTTTTGTTATCAGTTGAAATTCAGAAATTTGGATGATATTTTATATGAGAATATTTCCCATTTCGAGAAAAGTTTTAAAATCATTAAAAATCACATTCTTCCCTATACATTTGATATTAAAATGGAAACTTTGGAAGTCTTAATCAATCAATTGGTGAATTCGGAAACCATTGATTTTGAGGGAGAACCGCTTCAAGGTTTGCAAGTGATGGGACTTTTGGAAACTCGACTTTTAAACTTTGAAAACATCATTTTGCTTTCCGCAAACGAAGGGAAACTTCCGCTCGGAAATTCGCAAAATACCTACATTCCGTTTGATGTTCGACAACATTTTGGGTTGCATACTTTTTTAGAAAACGACAGCATTTATGCGTATCATTTTTATCGATTGATTCAGGATTCCAAGAATGTGCATCTGCTTTTCAACGCGTTGAGTTCGGGGGTGAATACAGGTGAACAAAGCCGTTTCATCACGCAACTAGAAATCGAGGATTCATATCATCAAATTGAAAAAGTGGTGATCGAAAATTCTTCAGACCCAATTCAGCAAGAGTTGATGCGGATTGAAAAAACGCCAAAAGTGTTGGAAAAATTAAACGATTGGAAAAGTAGAATTTCAGCGTCCCACCTTACTTCCTACATTTATAATCCTATTGATTTTTATTTAACTAAAATTTTAGGAACAAAAGAAACTTCTGAAATTGAGGAAGAACTTTCCCAAAGAAGTTATGGTAATTTGGTGCATTATGCATTACAGGAAATATATCAAAAATTTATTGGTAAAAAATTAACAATTAATGATTTACAATTTTCAGATGAAGCGATAAATGAAGTTATTAATAACGCTATTTTGAAGCTCAATCATCAAATTGAGTTTTATGAAAAAGGAATGAATTTCATCCACAAATCAATCGCAGAAAGGGTAGTGCGCAATGTTTTGGAATATGACCGTAAACTTGTGGAAGATGGCAATACTTTGGAAATTTTGAGTGTGGAAGGAAATTTTGAAAACGTAGATTTTTACGTGGATGAAGAAAAAACCGACAAAGTTTCTTTTTACGGCTTCATCGACCGAATCGACCGACTGAACGGAACTTTGCGAATCATCGATTATAAAACAGCAAAAACAAAAAATCTGTCACTTTCTGCACCAAAAAAAGAGCAGGATTTTGATAAGTTTGCCCAACTATTTTTCCGTGACGATTACAAACAGGCAATGCAGCTTTGCGTTTATGCTTACTCGGTTTTAAATCAAAAAAAATATCCCGACCATTTTGTGGAATGTGGAATTTGGAGTTTTGCGGAAGTGAATAAGGGCGTTCAAAATCTACAAATTTTCGGACAAAGTGAAATATCTAATAACTTGCTTGAAAATCCGATGAACTCTATAAAAAACGTCATTGAAGAAATCCTGAACCCCGAAATTGATTTTGTGGAAAATGTGAAGCAGAGTCGGTGA